The following are encoded together in the Salvelinus fontinalis isolate EN_2023a chromosome 38, ASM2944872v1, whole genome shotgun sequence genome:
- the mboat7 gene encoding lysophospholipid acyltransferase 7, which produces MSPDELVYLGFLAASIPIGFLFRYPSPPVKQGAALLLGLSITIATCHVHALHSLVTVLGTWIIIKSSWRSAPALSLAWTFLYLLFFRLVTWFGLPPPTPFANAIQLLLTLKMVSLANEVQSFHLEKKQEVSSFSKSPVVGGLSQEPSLYDMIAYSYCYVGIMTGPFFRFQTYVDWVRQPSSVDLPGWVPCMLRLRLVPVYGALFLTANMYFPLAYVRTEEFLEHHFFFRLFYMTVVFFVFRMRFYAAWCGAEAGCISAGLGCYPEGALSKPGGGPTVNYSPDPESPVVYDFKTIQNIDPYNTDFCVKVRHGMRYWNMTVQWWLHHYIYPNSPFKAYALKAGWTMFISAYWHGLHAGYYLSFLTIPLCIAAESAMEASVRAKLGPRGQSAFDWVHWFLKMRAYDYMCMGFVLLKASDTVHYWTSIYFIIHIIALACILFGRLMKGGKRERKKSEKEEKIEGEKIEVKQEDVREKTE; this is translated from the exons ATGTCTCCTGATGAGCTGGTCTACTTGGGCTTTCTCGCTGCTTCCATCCCCATCGGGTTCCTATTCCGGTACCCGA GTCCTCCAGTGAAGCAGGGGGCAGCGTTGCTCTTGGGACTCTCGATCACCATAGCAACCTGTCATGTCCATGCGCTCCACTCGCTGGTGACAGTGCTTGGAACATGGATCATCATCAAGAGCAGCTGGCG GAGTGccccagctctctctctggcctggaccttcctctacctcctcttctTCAGACTTGTCACATGGTTCGGCCTGCCGCCGCCAACACCCTTTGCCAACGCCATCCAGCTACTCCTCACTCTGAAG ATGGTCAGTCTGGCCAATGAGGTGCAGAGTTTTCACCTGGAGAAGAAACAGGAAGTGAGCTCATTCTCTAAGTCTCCTGTGGTTGGTGGACTATCCCAAGAGCCTTCCCTCTATGATATGATAGCCTATAGCTACTGCTATGTGGGTATAATGACAG GCCCGTTCTTCCGGTTCCAAACCTATGTGGACTGGGTGAGGCAGCCCAGCTCCGTGGACCTTCCTGGCTGGGTACCCTGCATGCTGAGGCTGAGGTTGGTGCCTGTCTACGGAGCTCTGTTCCTGACCGCCAACATGTACTTCCCCCTGGCATACGTCCGCACTGAAGAGTTCCTGGAACATCACTTTTTCTTCAG GTTGTTCTACATGACGGTGGTGTTCTTTGTGTTCCGGATGCGGTTCTACGCTGCATGGTGTGGGGCAGAGGCTGGCTGCATCAGCGCAGGACTGGGCTGTTACCCAGAGGGGGCGCTCTCCAAGCCGGGAGGTGGTCCCACTGTCAACTACAG CCCTGACCCTGAAAGTCCGGTTGTGTACGACTTCAAAACCATCCAGAACATTGACCCATACAACACTGACTTCTGTGTGAAGGTCCGCCACGGGATgcgctactggaacatgactgtgcagtggtggctgcatcactaCATCTACCCCAACTCCCCCTTCAAGGCTTACGCACTCAA ggCTGGATGGACCATGTTCATCAGTGCATACTGGCACGGGCTTCACGCTGGCTACTACCTGTCATTCCTCACCATTCCCCTGTGCATTGCGGCTGAGTCGGCCATGGAGGCATCTGTCAGGGCCAAGCTGGGGCCCCGGGGTCAGAGTGCCTTCGACTGGGTCCACTGGTTCCTTAAGATGAGGGCCTATGACTACATGTGTATGGGCTTTGTCCTGCTGAAGGCCAGCGACACCGTCCACTACTGGACCTCCATCTACTTCATCATCCACATCATCGCCCTGGCCTGCATTCTGTTCGGGAGGCTGAtgaagggaggaaagagggagagaaagaagagtgAAAAGGAGGAGAAAATTGAGGGGGAGAAGATAGAGGTGAAGCAAGAGGAcgtgagagagaagacagagtga
- the LOC129837872 gene encoding 40S ribosomal protein S9 — MPVARSWVCRKTYVTPRRPFEKSRLDQELKLIGEYGLRNKREVWRVKFTLAKIRKAARELLTLDEKDPKRLFEGNALLRRLVRIGVLDEGKMKLDYILGLKVEDFLERRLQTQVFKLGLAKSIHHARVLIRQRHIRVRKQVVNIPSFVVRLDSQKHIDFSLRSPYGGGRPGRVKRKNAKKGQGGAGGADEEEED; from the exons ATGCCGGTTGCCAGGAGTTGGGTTTGTCGCAAGACATACGTCACCCCCCGCCGCCCCTTCGAGAAGTCTCGTCTCGACCAGGAGCTTAAACTTATCG GGGAGTATGGTCTGAGGAACAAGCGTGAGGTGTGGAGGGTGAAGTTCACCCTGGCCAAGATCCGCAAGGCCGCCAGAGAGCTGCTCACTCTGGATGAGAAGGACCCCAAGCGTCTTTTTGAAG GTAACGCCCTGCTCAGGCGTCTGGTGAGGATCGGTGTGCTGGATGAGGGTAAGATGAAGCTCGATTACATCCTGGGCCTGAAGGTGGAGGACTTCTTGGAGAGGAGGCTCCAGACTCAGGTCTTCAAGCTGGGCCTCGCTAAGAGCATCCACCACGCCCGCGTTCTCATCCGCCAGAGGCACATCCG TGTGCGCAAGCAGGTGGTCAACATCCCCTCCTTCGTGGTGCGCCTGGACAGCCAGAAGCACATTGACTTCTCCCTGCGTTCACCATACGGTGGCGGACGCCCCGGCCGTGTCAAGAGAAAGAATGCCAAGAAGGGCCAGGGTGGTGCTGGAGGAgctgatgaggaagaggaggattaA
- the LOC129837874 gene encoding RNA binding protein fox-1 homolog 1-like isoform X2, protein MLSSPTMILQPYGLPVYPQGAQCYPSLVQGGPGQEAGPGSGDPTLPQVFAQPPSYPLPGQAPPTPAGRLPPLDYSSAHPNSEYQEHHQLRVYQGPQHEGADTLAAISTDDALVPVTSDSQALSVSVSSGGGAGSGSDEEGSGKAQPKRLHVSNIPFRFRDPDLRQMFGQFGKILDVEIIFNERGSKGFGFVTFESAMEADRAREKLNGTIVEGRKVEVNNATARIVTKKPQTPLVNAPGWKINPIMGAMYAPELYTGEFQFASFPYPVAAPTLAYRGSPLRGRGRAVYNTIRSAAAAAPTAMPAYPGMSPFSVLYQDGLYGAEVYGGYPTAYRVAQSPSAATATYSDGYGRVYAAATDPYHHSVGPTATYGVGTMASLYRGGYNRFTPY, encoded by the exons ATGCTCTCTTCTCCTACAATGATTCTTCAGCCTTACGGACTGCCCGTCTATCCCCAGGGTGCCCAATGTTACCCCAGCCTAGTACAG GGAGGCCCTGGCCAGGAGGCTGGCCCCGGCAGTGGTGACCCCACCCTCCCCCAGGTCTTTGCCCAGCCTCCCTCATACCCTCTACCAGGACAAGCTCCTCCCACACCTGCAGGCAGACTTCCTCCTCTAGACTATAGTTCCGCCCACCCCAACTCAGAGTACCAGGAGCATCACCAGCTCAGAGTCTATCAGGGCCCGCAACACGAAGGGGCTGACACTCTGGCAGCCATTAGCACG GACGATGCCCTGGTTCCGGTGACCTCTGACTCCCAGGCTCTGAGCGTGTCAGTGTCATCAGGGGGTGGAGCAGGAAGTGGTAGCGATGAGGAGGGGTCAGGCAAGGCCCAGCCCAAGCGTCTCCACGTCTCCAACATCCCCTTCCGCTTCAGAGACCCGGACCTCAGACAGATGTTTGGG CAATTTGGCAAGATCCTGGATGTGGAGATTATCTTTAATGAGAGAGGGTCAAAG ggttTTGGGTTCGTGACCTTTGAGAGCGCAATGGAGGCAGACCGAGCAAGGGAAAAACTGAACGGAACAATCGTTGAGGGGAGGAAGGTTGAA GTGAACAATGCTACAGCCAGAATAGTCACCAAGAAGCCCCAAACACCTCTTGTGAATG CCCCTGGATGGAAGATCAACCCTATCATGGGAGCGATGTATGCACCTGAACTCTACACCGGTGAGTTTCAAT ttgcCAGTTTCCCCTACCCAGTAGCTGCTCCCACCCTGGCCTATCGGGGCTCACCACTGCGTGGGCGGGGCCGGGCTGTCTACAACACAATTCGCTCAGCTGCTGCAGCCGCACCCACTGCCATGCCCGCCTACCCTGG AATGTCTCCTTTCAGTGTGCTGTACCAAGATGGATTATATGGAGCTGAAGTCTAT GGCGGGTATCCTACAGCGTACAGAGTTGCCCAATCACCATCCGCTGCCACAGCAACATACAGTGATGG ATATGGCCGAGTTTATGCTGCTGCAACAGATCCCTACCACCATTCAGTGGGACCCACGGCAACATACGGCGTCGGAACAATG GCCAGTCTGTACAGAGGAGGATACAACCGCTTCACGCCTTACTGA
- the LOC129837874 gene encoding RNA binding protein fox-1 homolog 1-like isoform X1 — translation MLSSPTMILQPYGLPVYPQGAQCYPSLVQGGPGQEAGPGSGDPTLPQVFAQPPSYPLPGQAPPTPAGRLPPLDYSSAHPNSEYQEHHQLRVYQGPQHEGADTLAAISTDDALVPVTSDSQALSVSVSSGGGAGSGSDEEGSGKAQPKRLHVSNIPFRFRDPDLRQMFGQFGKILDVEIIFNERGSKGFGFVTFESAMEADRAREKLNGTIVEGRKVEVNNATARIVTKKPQTPLVNGEVSTPGWKINPIMGAMYAPELYTGEFQFASFPYPVAAPTLAYRGSPLRGRGRAVYNTIRSAAAAAPTAMPAYPGMSPFSVLYQDGLYGAEVYGGYPTAYRVAQSPSAATATYSDGYGRVYAAATDPYHHSVGPTATYGVGTMASLYRGGYNRFTPY, via the exons ATGCTCTCTTCTCCTACAATGATTCTTCAGCCTTACGGACTGCCCGTCTATCCCCAGGGTGCCCAATGTTACCCCAGCCTAGTACAG GGAGGCCCTGGCCAGGAGGCTGGCCCCGGCAGTGGTGACCCCACCCTCCCCCAGGTCTTTGCCCAGCCTCCCTCATACCCTCTACCAGGACAAGCTCCTCCCACACCTGCAGGCAGACTTCCTCCTCTAGACTATAGTTCCGCCCACCCCAACTCAGAGTACCAGGAGCATCACCAGCTCAGAGTCTATCAGGGCCCGCAACACGAAGGGGCTGACACTCTGGCAGCCATTAGCACG GACGATGCCCTGGTTCCGGTGACCTCTGACTCCCAGGCTCTGAGCGTGTCAGTGTCATCAGGGGGTGGAGCAGGAAGTGGTAGCGATGAGGAGGGGTCAGGCAAGGCCCAGCCCAAGCGTCTCCACGTCTCCAACATCCCCTTCCGCTTCAGAGACCCGGACCTCAGACAGATGTTTGGG CAATTTGGCAAGATCCTGGATGTGGAGATTATCTTTAATGAGAGAGGGTCAAAG ggttTTGGGTTCGTGACCTTTGAGAGCGCAATGGAGGCAGACCGAGCAAGGGAAAAACTGAACGGAACAATCGTTGAGGGGAGGAAGGTTGAA GTGAACAATGCTACAGCCAGAATAGTCACCAAGAAGCCCCAAACACCTCTTGTGAATGGTGAGGTTTCAA CCCCTGGATGGAAGATCAACCCTATCATGGGAGCGATGTATGCACCTGAACTCTACACCGGTGAGTTTCAAT ttgcCAGTTTCCCCTACCCAGTAGCTGCTCCCACCCTGGCCTATCGGGGCTCACCACTGCGTGGGCGGGGCCGGGCTGTCTACAACACAATTCGCTCAGCTGCTGCAGCCGCACCCACTGCCATGCCCGCCTACCCTGG AATGTCTCCTTTCAGTGTGCTGTACCAAGATGGATTATATGGAGCTGAAGTCTAT GGCGGGTATCCTACAGCGTACAGAGTTGCCCAATCACCATCCGCTGCCACAGCAACATACAGTGATGG ATATGGCCGAGTTTATGCTGCTGCAACAGATCCCTACCACCATTCAGTGGGACCCACGGCAACATACGGCGTCGGAACAATG GCCAGTCTGTACAGAGGAGGATACAACCGCTTCACGCCTTACTGA
- the LOC129837874 gene encoding RNA binding protein fox-1 homolog 1-like isoform X3: MLSSPTMILQPYGLPVYPQGAQCYPSLVQGGPGQEAGPGSGDPTLPQVFAQPPSYPLPGQAPPTPAGRLPPLDYSSAHPNSEYQEHHQLRVYQGPQHEGADTLAAISTDDALVPVTSDSQALSVSVSSGGGAGSGSDEEGSGKAQPKRLHVSNIPFRFRDPDLRQMFGQFGKILDVEIIFNERGSKGFGFVTFESAMEADRAREKLNGTIVEGRKVEVNNATARIVTKKPQTPLVNGEVSTPGWKINPIMGAMYAPELYTVASFPYPVAAPTLAYRGSPLRGRGRAVYNTIRSAAAAAPTAMPAYPGMSPFSVLYQDGLYGAEVYGGYPTAYRVAQSPSAATATYSDGYGRVYAAATDPYHHSVGPTATYGVGTMASLYRGGYNRFTPY, translated from the exons ATGCTCTCTTCTCCTACAATGATTCTTCAGCCTTACGGACTGCCCGTCTATCCCCAGGGTGCCCAATGTTACCCCAGCCTAGTACAG GGAGGCCCTGGCCAGGAGGCTGGCCCCGGCAGTGGTGACCCCACCCTCCCCCAGGTCTTTGCCCAGCCTCCCTCATACCCTCTACCAGGACAAGCTCCTCCCACACCTGCAGGCAGACTTCCTCCTCTAGACTATAGTTCCGCCCACCCCAACTCAGAGTACCAGGAGCATCACCAGCTCAGAGTCTATCAGGGCCCGCAACACGAAGGGGCTGACACTCTGGCAGCCATTAGCACG GACGATGCCCTGGTTCCGGTGACCTCTGACTCCCAGGCTCTGAGCGTGTCAGTGTCATCAGGGGGTGGAGCAGGAAGTGGTAGCGATGAGGAGGGGTCAGGCAAGGCCCAGCCCAAGCGTCTCCACGTCTCCAACATCCCCTTCCGCTTCAGAGACCCGGACCTCAGACAGATGTTTGGG CAATTTGGCAAGATCCTGGATGTGGAGATTATCTTTAATGAGAGAGGGTCAAAG ggttTTGGGTTCGTGACCTTTGAGAGCGCAATGGAGGCAGACCGAGCAAGGGAAAAACTGAACGGAACAATCGTTGAGGGGAGGAAGGTTGAA GTGAACAATGCTACAGCCAGAATAGTCACCAAGAAGCCCCAAACACCTCTTGTGAATGGTGAGGTTTCAA CCCCTGGATGGAAGATCAACCCTATCATGGGAGCGATGTATGCACCTGAACTCTACACCG ttgcCAGTTTCCCCTACCCAGTAGCTGCTCCCACCCTGGCCTATCGGGGCTCACCACTGCGTGGGCGGGGCCGGGCTGTCTACAACACAATTCGCTCAGCTGCTGCAGCCGCACCCACTGCCATGCCCGCCTACCCTGG AATGTCTCCTTTCAGTGTGCTGTACCAAGATGGATTATATGGAGCTGAAGTCTAT GGCGGGTATCCTACAGCGTACAGAGTTGCCCAATCACCATCCGCTGCCACAGCAACATACAGTGATGG ATATGGCCGAGTTTATGCTGCTGCAACAGATCCCTACCACCATTCAGTGGGACCCACGGCAACATACGGCGTCGGAACAATG GCCAGTCTGTACAGAGGAGGATACAACCGCTTCACGCCTTACTGA
- the LOC129837874 gene encoding RNA binding protein fox-1 homolog 1-like isoform X5 — MLSSPTMILQPYGLPVYPQGAQCYPSLVQGGPGQEAGPGSGDPTLPQVFAQPPSYPLPGQAPPTPAGRLPPLDYSSAHPNSEYQEHHQLRVYQGPQHEGADTLAAISTDDALVPVTSDSQALSVSVSSGGGAGSGSDEEGSGKAQPKRLHVSNIPFRFRDPDLRQMFGQFGKILDVEIIFNERGSKGFGFVTFESAMEADRAREKLNGTIVEGRKVEVNNATARIVTKKPQTPLVNGEVSTPGWKINPIMGAMYAPELYTVASFPYPVAAPTLAYRGSPLRGRGRAVYNTIRSAAAAAPTAMPAYPGVLYQDGLYGAEVYGGYPTAYRVAQSPSAATATYSDGYGRVYAAATDPYHHSVGPTATYGVGTMASLYRGGYNRFTPY, encoded by the exons ATGCTCTCTTCTCCTACAATGATTCTTCAGCCTTACGGACTGCCCGTCTATCCCCAGGGTGCCCAATGTTACCCCAGCCTAGTACAG GGAGGCCCTGGCCAGGAGGCTGGCCCCGGCAGTGGTGACCCCACCCTCCCCCAGGTCTTTGCCCAGCCTCCCTCATACCCTCTACCAGGACAAGCTCCTCCCACACCTGCAGGCAGACTTCCTCCTCTAGACTATAGTTCCGCCCACCCCAACTCAGAGTACCAGGAGCATCACCAGCTCAGAGTCTATCAGGGCCCGCAACACGAAGGGGCTGACACTCTGGCAGCCATTAGCACG GACGATGCCCTGGTTCCGGTGACCTCTGACTCCCAGGCTCTGAGCGTGTCAGTGTCATCAGGGGGTGGAGCAGGAAGTGGTAGCGATGAGGAGGGGTCAGGCAAGGCCCAGCCCAAGCGTCTCCACGTCTCCAACATCCCCTTCCGCTTCAGAGACCCGGACCTCAGACAGATGTTTGGG CAATTTGGCAAGATCCTGGATGTGGAGATTATCTTTAATGAGAGAGGGTCAAAG ggttTTGGGTTCGTGACCTTTGAGAGCGCAATGGAGGCAGACCGAGCAAGGGAAAAACTGAACGGAACAATCGTTGAGGGGAGGAAGGTTGAA GTGAACAATGCTACAGCCAGAATAGTCACCAAGAAGCCCCAAACACCTCTTGTGAATGGTGAGGTTTCAA CCCCTGGATGGAAGATCAACCCTATCATGGGAGCGATGTATGCACCTGAACTCTACACCG ttgcCAGTTTCCCCTACCCAGTAGCTGCTCCCACCCTGGCCTATCGGGGCTCACCACTGCGTGGGCGGGGCCGGGCTGTCTACAACACAATTCGCTCAGCTGCTGCAGCCGCACCCACTGCCATGCCCGCCTACCCTGG TGTGCTGTACCAAGATGGATTATATGGAGCTGAAGTCTAT GGCGGGTATCCTACAGCGTACAGAGTTGCCCAATCACCATCCGCTGCCACAGCAACATACAGTGATGG ATATGGCCGAGTTTATGCTGCTGCAACAGATCCCTACCACCATTCAGTGGGACCCACGGCAACATACGGCGTCGGAACAATG GCCAGTCTGTACAGAGGAGGATACAACCGCTTCACGCCTTACTGA
- the LOC129837874 gene encoding RNA binding protein fox-1 homolog 1-like isoform X6, with product MLSSPTMILQPYGLPVYPQGAQCYPSLVQGGPGQEAGPGSGDPTLPQVFAQPPSYPLPGQAPPTPAGRLPPLDYSSAHPNSEYQEHHQLRVYQGPQHEGADTLAAISTDDALVPVTSDSQALSVSVSSGGGAGSGSDEEGSGKAQPKRLHVSNIPFRFRDPDLRQMFGQFGKILDVEIIFNERGSKGFGFVTFESAMEADRAREKLNGTIVEGRKVEVNNATARIVTKKPQTPLVNAPGWKINPIMGAMYAPELYTVASFPYPVAAPTLAYRGSPLRGRGRAVYNTIRSAAAAAPTAMPAYPGVLYQDGLYGAEVYGGYPTAYRVAQSPSAATATYSDGYGRVYAAATDPYHHSVGPTATYGVGTMASLYRGGYNRFTPY from the exons ATGCTCTCTTCTCCTACAATGATTCTTCAGCCTTACGGACTGCCCGTCTATCCCCAGGGTGCCCAATGTTACCCCAGCCTAGTACAG GGAGGCCCTGGCCAGGAGGCTGGCCCCGGCAGTGGTGACCCCACCCTCCCCCAGGTCTTTGCCCAGCCTCCCTCATACCCTCTACCAGGACAAGCTCCTCCCACACCTGCAGGCAGACTTCCTCCTCTAGACTATAGTTCCGCCCACCCCAACTCAGAGTACCAGGAGCATCACCAGCTCAGAGTCTATCAGGGCCCGCAACACGAAGGGGCTGACACTCTGGCAGCCATTAGCACG GACGATGCCCTGGTTCCGGTGACCTCTGACTCCCAGGCTCTGAGCGTGTCAGTGTCATCAGGGGGTGGAGCAGGAAGTGGTAGCGATGAGGAGGGGTCAGGCAAGGCCCAGCCCAAGCGTCTCCACGTCTCCAACATCCCCTTCCGCTTCAGAGACCCGGACCTCAGACAGATGTTTGGG CAATTTGGCAAGATCCTGGATGTGGAGATTATCTTTAATGAGAGAGGGTCAAAG ggttTTGGGTTCGTGACCTTTGAGAGCGCAATGGAGGCAGACCGAGCAAGGGAAAAACTGAACGGAACAATCGTTGAGGGGAGGAAGGTTGAA GTGAACAATGCTACAGCCAGAATAGTCACCAAGAAGCCCCAAACACCTCTTGTGAATG CCCCTGGATGGAAGATCAACCCTATCATGGGAGCGATGTATGCACCTGAACTCTACACCG ttgcCAGTTTCCCCTACCCAGTAGCTGCTCCCACCCTGGCCTATCGGGGCTCACCACTGCGTGGGCGGGGCCGGGCTGTCTACAACACAATTCGCTCAGCTGCTGCAGCCGCACCCACTGCCATGCCCGCCTACCCTGG TGTGCTGTACCAAGATGGATTATATGGAGCTGAAGTCTAT GGCGGGTATCCTACAGCGTACAGAGTTGCCCAATCACCATCCGCTGCCACAGCAACATACAGTGATGG ATATGGCCGAGTTTATGCTGCTGCAACAGATCCCTACCACCATTCAGTGGGACCCACGGCAACATACGGCGTCGGAACAATG GCCAGTCTGTACAGAGGAGGATACAACCGCTTCACGCCTTACTGA
- the LOC129837874 gene encoding RNA binding protein fox-1 homolog 1-like isoform X4 produces MLSSPTMILQPYGLPVYPQGAQCYPSLVQGGPGQEAGPGSGDPTLPQVFAQPPSYPLPGQAPPTPAGRLPPLDYSSAHPNSEYQEHHQLRVYQGPQHEGADTLAAISTDDALVPVTSDSQALSVSVSSGGGAGSGSDEEGSGKAQPKRLHVSNIPFRFRDPDLRQMFGQFGKILDVEIIFNERGSKGFGFVTFESAMEADRAREKLNGTIVEGRKVEVNNATARIVTKKPQTPLVNGEVSTPGWKINPIMGAMYAPELYTGEFQFASFPYPVAAPTLAYRGSPLRGRGRAVYNTIRSAAAAAPTAMPAYPGVLYQDGLYGAEVYGGYPTAYRVAQSPSAATATYSDGYGRVYAAATDPYHHSVGPTATYGVGTMASLYRGGYNRFTPY; encoded by the exons ATGCTCTCTTCTCCTACAATGATTCTTCAGCCTTACGGACTGCCCGTCTATCCCCAGGGTGCCCAATGTTACCCCAGCCTAGTACAG GGAGGCCCTGGCCAGGAGGCTGGCCCCGGCAGTGGTGACCCCACCCTCCCCCAGGTCTTTGCCCAGCCTCCCTCATACCCTCTACCAGGACAAGCTCCTCCCACACCTGCAGGCAGACTTCCTCCTCTAGACTATAGTTCCGCCCACCCCAACTCAGAGTACCAGGAGCATCACCAGCTCAGAGTCTATCAGGGCCCGCAACACGAAGGGGCTGACACTCTGGCAGCCATTAGCACG GACGATGCCCTGGTTCCGGTGACCTCTGACTCCCAGGCTCTGAGCGTGTCAGTGTCATCAGGGGGTGGAGCAGGAAGTGGTAGCGATGAGGAGGGGTCAGGCAAGGCCCAGCCCAAGCGTCTCCACGTCTCCAACATCCCCTTCCGCTTCAGAGACCCGGACCTCAGACAGATGTTTGGG CAATTTGGCAAGATCCTGGATGTGGAGATTATCTTTAATGAGAGAGGGTCAAAG ggttTTGGGTTCGTGACCTTTGAGAGCGCAATGGAGGCAGACCGAGCAAGGGAAAAACTGAACGGAACAATCGTTGAGGGGAGGAAGGTTGAA GTGAACAATGCTACAGCCAGAATAGTCACCAAGAAGCCCCAAACACCTCTTGTGAATGGTGAGGTTTCAA CCCCTGGATGGAAGATCAACCCTATCATGGGAGCGATGTATGCACCTGAACTCTACACCGGTGAGTTTCAAT ttgcCAGTTTCCCCTACCCAGTAGCTGCTCCCACCCTGGCCTATCGGGGCTCACCACTGCGTGGGCGGGGCCGGGCTGTCTACAACACAATTCGCTCAGCTGCTGCAGCCGCACCCACTGCCATGCCCGCCTACCCTGG TGTGCTGTACCAAGATGGATTATATGGAGCTGAAGTCTAT GGCGGGTATCCTACAGCGTACAGAGTTGCCCAATCACCATCCGCTGCCACAGCAACATACAGTGATGG ATATGGCCGAGTTTATGCTGCTGCAACAGATCCCTACCACCATTCAGTGGGACCCACGGCAACATACGGCGTCGGAACAATG GCCAGTCTGTACAGAGGAGGATACAACCGCTTCACGCCTTACTGA